GCGCCTTAGCCCCCTTGGACGCGGAGGACGTCGTCTACCACGACGGAGCCTTCCATCTGCTGCTCACCCACGGCGAGCACGTCCACGTGTGCACGCCGGCCCTGCTTCCGAACGGCTTCAGAACAGACTGGGAGGAGCGCCGCTTCCATCCCGGTGGGCGCACCGACGACGGCCAGCACGTCCGCGCTCGCTACCTCGTCGTGTCCCGCGGGGAGCTGCTCATGGTCGTCAGGTTCGCGGACGGTCCTGCTCCGCCATGGACGACGTCCAGCTTCAAGGTGTTCCGGGCCACTAGATGGCGGATGCTGTTCCCCGACCTGGCCCGGTCGTACCCCTGGGCATGGAGCGAGCTGGACGCGCTGGGTGGCCGGATGCTGTTCGTCGGCTATGGCTGCTCCAGATCCTACGAGGTGGATCGGTACCCCGGCTTCAAGGACGGCGTCTACTTCTTGGATGACGGCAAGTTCTACGACGAGGCCGTGATCTTCGGCAACGACGATGTGAGGCAGTACCCTTGCGGCGACAACGGGAAGTGGTCTCAAGGCCATGTCCAGCGCTGCTTCCCGAGGCCGGACGCGTCGGACCACTCTCCTCCGGCTTGGCTTCTCCCTTGAGGCAGCGACAGGTTTTCGGCTAGATCCTGAGTTGATTAGTTTCAGATCATGTTAACTGGACATGGTGGGGTGGTTTCTGATTGCAAAATTCAGGGTGAGATGGTTTCTGAGATCAATCGGTTTTTGTTGACTGAATGCAAAGCAGAAATGAATTTTGTCAGTGCTCTCTTTTTCCTTATCCATACTCACAATCTACAAGACTACAACGGAACTGGATTTGCACGGAACTTGAACTGATGTAATTCAGTTTCCATCTCTAACAGTATTGTCGATACGATAGTACATAGCAGTCACTAATCGTCCAACGCTATGCAGTGGTCTGTACTCTGAAGCTTCGAAAGTTCAGTTTGAATGCCAGTAATCACTTTCCAATAGGATCTGTATACACctaggccccgtttagatcacttcaaagttccaaatttttacgctctctctccatcacatcaattttgggacacatgcatagagcagtaaatgtatgtaaaaaaaataactaattgcacagtttaattgtacatcacgagacgaatcttttaagcctagttaaaccatgattagataaaatttgtcaaatacaaacgaaaacgctacagtagcaaaaagttccaaatgttataaaaagtcgcgatctaaacggggccctAATTCTTATCCTTACTaattttcctcttcttttgcTTATCTATCAGTAGATAGCATGAAATTAAATGCAGAACAGCAGAAGACATTCTAGTGATCTGAAATGTGATTCTGGAGCACTAGTGAACTGGTGATAGCCAAAGCCAAAGTTCCAAACTCATTTTCGTTATGGAGTTCTCTGTCTGATCCAGAGTAGGTGAGAACTCGAGGTTATAAGCATGAACGTAGATGCCACATTGACTCACAAGTCCTTTCCGTGTGTGGACGATTTTAGATTTCAATTCTATGCATTTTACTGAACTAGTTACAGTACCCGTGAACATTCAAACTTTTGTACAATTTGGAATCCGGCAGGAATACAAATTGCTTCACACAAATAAATCACATTctgattttattttttattagaAAAAAATTCTGATTTTCTATATACATTGTTGCTTAAAATTGGTCCATACGTATTCCTTGACATGGTCAACGACGAGTGTGGCACGCGCGATGTGGTATAGCTGGGCATCATGGGCTGACATTTTGGCCCAAATTAAATAGTTCAAACCCAAGTGACTGCGGCCCAACCAACATTTCCTCGTCTCCTCGATCGGCTGCTCTGCTTCTTGCTTCTTGCCGAGCAACGAACAGGAACAGCTGGCTCCCCTTCCGCCGGATTCCCGAACAAGAAGGGATTCGAGCCCAACGCCTTCCTCCACCTCGCCAGTCGCCACCGTCTTCtctaccaccaccaccaccacccctcgAGGCAGCAACACCTCCGCAGCTACACCCCCGGGCCGCCTCCTCTCCCGGCGACCAACCAATCACCCGGGCCTCATGGCCGCTCCCCAGACCCGCTCCTGGGCGGGGCTCGCAACCGCCCACATCCACGAGATCCTCGCCCGCGTCCCGTACCCGGTCGACCGCCGCCGCGCGTGGCGCGCCGTGGCCGACGAACtaccgcccccgcccccgccgcgcgctCCCGTGGCTCCTCCTCCCGACGCCCTACCCCGCCGGCTCCACCCGCGTCGCCTGCGTCCTCAGCGGCTGCCGCGTCCACCACTACCTCACCATCACCCCGAGCGCCGGGGGAGGAGCGCGCTGCTTCGGCTCCCACGATGGCGCCTGGCTCTTCCTCCACTTCCACGACCCGCTCGCCCCGCGCGACCGCAACATGGACTTCCTCGCGGCCGCGCTCTCGGCGCCGCCGGAGGATCCGCTCTGCGTCCTCGCCGGCATCGTCGCCTGCCCCCAcccggacgccgccgccgccgcagcgacAGCGCCGCCTCCCGCTCTAGTCCATGGAGCGGCAGGAGGGTCTGGACATCGGGTCTGGCTCGATGGCGGAGGACGTCGTGTACCACGACGCCGTCTTCCTTTTCCTCACCAAGACGGAGAACCTCCGCGTGGCCATGCTGGTCCAGAACCACGACGGGGGCCTCGACGTGGAGCGGAATTCGCGGCTCTTCCGCCACCCCGGTGGGCGCGTCGACGAGCAGCTCATGGTCGTGAGGATCAAGCCTCGTCCTCAAGAGCCGTGGACGTTGGCGTTCAAGGTGTTCCTGGCGACGGAACGGCAGAGGCCAGACGCCGACGACAACTCCCCCCTCGCTCGGTACTACACCTGGGCATGGAGCGAGCTGGACACGCTGGGTGGCCGGATGCTGTTCGTGGGGCGAGGCTGCTCCAGATCCTACGAGGTGCACCAGAACCCGGGCTTCAAGGAAGGTATCTACTTCTTGGACGATGGGGAATTCTACGACGAG
Above is a genomic segment from Panicum hallii strain FIL2 chromosome 8, PHallii_v3.1, whole genome shotgun sequence containing:
- the LOC112903575 gene encoding uncharacterized protein LOC112903575, encoding MERQEGLDIGSGSMAEDVVYHDAVFLFLTKTENLRVAMLVQNHDGGLDVERNSRLFRHPGGRVDEQLMVVRIKPRPQEPWTLAFKVFLATERQRPDADDNSPLARYYTWAWSELDTLGGRMLFVGRGCSRSYEVHQNPGFKEGIYFLDDGEFYDEAVIFADGNERQFRCSDNGKWSQGHVQRCLPRPDPSNHSPPAWLLP